In one Melaminivora jejuensis genomic region, the following are encoded:
- the yegQ gene encoding tRNA 5-hydroxyuridine modification protein YegQ, with protein sequence MKSPELLLPAGSLDKMRAAYDFGADAVYAGQPRYSLRARNNEFRLEQIAQGISEAHARSKKFFVTSNLIAHNDKVRTYLRDIEPVIACRPDAFIMADPGLIMMVKDKWPETEIHLSVQANTTNWATVKFWQSVGVSRIILSRELSLDEIEKIRQECPDMELEVFVHGALCIAYSGRCLLSGYFNRRDPNQGTCTNACRWEYKTHDAAVDPNTGEALASRMDSSGGAAFNFEAARQEADSQFSSTTQSTCGSGQRHPRADQVYLIEERGRPGELMPIMEDEHGTYIMNSKDLRAVEHVERLVRIGVDSLKIEGRTKSLYYVARTAQVYRRAIDDAVAGRPFNPHLITELEGLANRGYTGGLLERRPANDYQNYETGNSVLQRAHFVGEVRGYADGMAEVETKNRFAVGDRLEIIHPSGNRQIELREMFNLDGEPVQVAQGSPIRVRIPLEGPVDGALISRLL encoded by the coding sequence ATGAAAAGCCCCGAACTGCTGCTGCCCGCCGGCTCGCTCGACAAGATGCGCGCCGCCTACGATTTCGGCGCCGATGCCGTCTATGCCGGCCAGCCGCGCTACAGCTTGCGTGCGCGCAACAACGAGTTCCGCCTGGAGCAGATCGCCCAGGGCATCAGCGAAGCGCACGCGCGCAGCAAGAAGTTCTTCGTCACCAGCAACCTGATCGCGCACAACGACAAGGTGCGCACCTATCTGCGCGACATCGAGCCGGTCATAGCGTGCCGGCCCGACGCCTTCATCATGGCCGACCCGGGCCTGATCATGATGGTCAAGGACAAGTGGCCCGAGACCGAGATCCATCTGTCGGTGCAGGCCAACACGACCAACTGGGCCACCGTCAAGTTCTGGCAGAGCGTGGGTGTGTCGCGCATCATCTTGTCGCGCGAGCTGTCGCTCGACGAGATCGAGAAGATCCGCCAGGAATGCCCGGACATGGAGCTGGAGGTGTTCGTCCACGGCGCGCTGTGCATTGCGTATTCAGGCCGCTGCCTGCTATCGGGCTACTTCAACCGGCGCGACCCCAACCAGGGCACCTGCACCAACGCCTGCCGCTGGGAGTACAAGACGCACGATGCGGCCGTCGATCCCAACACCGGCGAGGCCCTGGCCTCGCGCATGGACAGCAGCGGCGGCGCGGCCTTCAACTTCGAGGCCGCGCGCCAGGAGGCCGACAGCCAGTTCAGCAGCACCACGCAAAGTACCTGCGGCAGCGGCCAGCGCCACCCCAGGGCCGATCAGGTCTATCTGATCGAGGAAAGAGGCCGCCCCGGCGAGCTGATGCCCATCATGGAAGACGAGCACGGCACCTACATCATGAACAGCAAGGACTTGCGCGCCGTCGAGCACGTCGAGCGGCTGGTCAGGATAGGCGTCGATTCGCTCAAGATCGAGGGCCGCACCAAGAGCCTGTACTACGTGGCGCGCACGGCGCAGGTCTATCGCCGGGCGATTGATGATGCCGTGGCGGGGCGGCCCTTCAATCCACACCTGATCACCGAGCTGGAGGGCCTGGCCAATCGCGGCTACACCGGTGGCCTGCTGGAGCGCCGCCCGGCCAACGACTACCAGAACTACGAAACCGGCAACAGCGTGCTGCAGCGCGCCCACTTCGTCGGCGAGGTACGCGGCTATGCGGACGGCATGGCCGAGGTGGAAACCAAGAACCGCTTCGCCGTGGGCGATCGGCTGGAGATCATCCACCCCAGCGGCAACCGCCAGATCGAGCTGAGGGAAATGTTCAACCTGGACGGCGAGCCGGTGCAGGTCGCCCAGGGCAGCCCGATCCGCGTGCGCATCCCGCTCGAAGGGCCGGTGGACGGCGCGCTGATCTCGCGCCTGCTTTGA
- a CDS encoding plasmid replication/partition related protein produces MDFTPPAITVLPELQAYIDPLTPDEYEALERSLLAEGCRDALVLWGDVLVDGHNRYRLCQKHGLPFQTVQNPHFQSLEDVHLWMIDQHLGRRSVSEFQRGVLALRKREIIAARRAAAAAAVVAARADAPDEAGGPAPWEGEADPAVARALASVPKVPDEALDTREALARAARLTASQVKMIEAIHQNAAPEVVAAVKSGELSLNAAAVVASLPQEEQKTVAAGGAQELKQAARRVREAKKKPKADAGGGSTAEQAAPTPAPDAAALQQRITELEQENERLRQQVKALQELLAEQE; encoded by the coding sequence ATGGATTTCACGCCCCCCGCCATCACCGTCCTGCCCGAGCTGCAGGCCTATATCGACCCGCTCACCCCCGATGAATACGAGGCGCTGGAGCGCAGCCTCCTGGCCGAGGGCTGCCGCGACGCGCTGGTGCTGTGGGGCGACGTGCTGGTCGATGGCCACAACCGCTATCGGCTGTGCCAAAAGCACGGTCTGCCCTTCCAGACCGTGCAGAACCCGCACTTTCAGAGCCTGGAGGACGTACACCTGTGGATGATCGACCAGCATCTGGGCCGGCGCAGCGTGTCCGAGTTCCAGCGCGGCGTGCTGGCGCTGAGGAAGCGCGAGATCATCGCCGCGCGCCGGGCGGCTGCCGCTGCCGCCGTGGTCGCCGCCCGGGCCGACGCGCCGGACGAGGCCGGCGGCCCTGCCCCCTGGGAGGGCGAGGCCGACCCGGCGGTGGCGCGCGCCCTGGCCAGCGTGCCCAAGGTGCCCGACGAGGCGCTGGACACGCGCGAGGCGCTGGCGCGCGCTGCGCGGCTGACGGCCAGCCAGGTCAAGATGATCGAGGCCATCCACCAGAACGCCGCGCCCGAGGTGGTGGCTGCCGTGAAATCCGGCGAGCTGTCGCTCAACGCCGCCGCCGTGGTGGCCAGCCTGCCGCAGGAGGAGCAGAAAACCGTCGCTGCCGGCGGCGCGCAGGAGCTCAAGCAGGCCGCCCGCCGGGTGCGCGAGGCAAAAAAGAAGCCCAAGGCCGACGCCGGCGGCGGCAGCACTGCCGAGCAGGCCGCGCCCACCCCCGCGCCTGACGCTGCCGCCCTGCAGCAGCGCATCACCGAACTGGAGCAGGAAAACGAGCGCTTGCGCCAGCAGGTCAAGGCGCTGCAGGAGCTGCTGGCCGAGCAGGAGTGA
- a CDS encoding NTP transferase domain-containing protein — translation MSQPDRPAALPVAPQPLPGDPPACVAVLLAAGAGRRMGGVPKSLLLRDGQTLLARQIRLLAGAGAARIAVALGHHAGRLQPVLQDVRAELQGRSAGAVQLAWAINPAPDAGPGSSLRCALALLPEAPTVLVALADQPLLELADVQAVLQAWQQRGPGIELLVPVHQGQPGHPIALGPALRAAVMQMPGGQGVREWRRAHAQQVQTLAARHARHCTDVDTPQDVQRLQREWGVALALPADFPFSCEGG, via the coding sequence GTGAGCCAGCCGGACAGGCCTGCGGCCCTGCCGGTCGCCCCGCAACCGCTGCCGGGTGACCCGCCGGCCTGTGTCGCCGTGCTGCTGGCCGCTGGCGCTGGCCGGCGCATGGGCGGCGTACCCAAGTCGCTGCTGCTGCGCGATGGCCAGACGCTGCTGGCGCGGCAGATCCGCCTGCTGGCCGGCGCCGGTGCTGCGCGGATCGCCGTGGCGCTGGGCCACCATGCCGGACGCTTGCAGCCGGTGCTGCAGGATGTGCGCGCCGAGCTGCAGGGCCGCAGCGCCGGCGCGGTGCAGCTGGCCTGGGCCATCAACCCGGCACCCGACGCTGGGCCGGGCAGTTCGCTGCGCTGCGCCCTGGCGCTGCTGCCCGAGGCACCCACGGTGCTGGTGGCTCTGGCCGACCAGCCGCTGCTAGAGCTGGCCGACGTGCAGGCCGTGCTGCAGGCCTGGCAGCAGCGCGGCCCGGGCATCGAGCTGCTGGTGCCCGTCCACCAGGGGCAGCCCGGCCACCCCATCGCCCTTGGCCCGGCGCTGCGCGCCGCCGTCATGCAGATGCCGGGCGGGCAGGGCGTGCGCGAGTGGCGCCGCGCCCATGCGCAGCAGGTACAAACCCTGGCAGCCCGGCACGCGCGCCACTGCACCGATGTCGATACGCCGCAGGATGTGCAGCGCCTGCAGCGCGAATGGGGCGTGGCGCTGGCGCTGCCTGCTGATTTCCCCTTTTCCTGCGAGGGCGGGTAG
- a CDS encoding XdhC family protein gives MENLDVTVLRGLRDWRAAGQHALLVTVVRTWGSSPRPVGSIMALRGDGAVVGSVSGGCIEDDLIARYTRPATQPDAQEALPRSAAPPQLVRYGVSAEEAFRFGLPCGGTLELLLEFDPDAARLRELVQALDAGQLMHRSVRLADGVVTLQPADAPAELRVGEAQLVNTFGPEYRMLIIGAGQMSEYLATMAQFCGFAVTVCDPREEYRGSFAVPGARLVTTMPDDTVAEMQPDARTCVVALTHDPKLDDLALLQALQTPAFYIGAIGSRRNNAARRQRMIEHLEQTEESLARLRGPVGIYIGSKTPPEIAVSIMAEVLAVKNGVPLPRDMDVAHVKDRLGAVPPGSACTVDVADAASAAHTPGAMGAAV, from the coding sequence ATGGAAAACCTCGACGTCACCGTATTGCGCGGCCTGCGCGACTGGCGCGCTGCCGGCCAGCACGCGCTGCTGGTGACGGTGGTGCGCACCTGGGGCTCGTCGCCGCGCCCGGTCGGCTCCATCATGGCGCTGCGCGGCGATGGCGCAGTGGTCGGCTCGGTTTCGGGCGGCTGCATCGAGGACGACCTGATCGCTCGCTATACCCGACCCGCCACCCAGCCCGATGCCCAGGAGGCCCTGCCGCGCAGCGCTGCTCCCCCGCAACTGGTGCGCTACGGCGTCAGTGCCGAGGAGGCTTTTCGCTTCGGCCTGCCCTGCGGCGGCACACTGGAGCTGCTGCTTGAATTCGACCCCGACGCCGCGCGGCTGCGCGAACTGGTGCAGGCGCTCGATGCCGGCCAACTGATGCACCGCAGCGTGCGCTTGGCCGATGGCGTGGTCACGCTGCAGCCGGCCGACGCCCCTGCCGAGCTGCGCGTGGGCGAGGCGCAACTGGTCAACACCTTCGGCCCGGAATACCGGATGCTGATCATCGGCGCCGGCCAGATGAGCGAATACCTGGCGACCATGGCGCAGTTCTGCGGCTTTGCCGTCACCGTGTGCGACCCGCGCGAGGAGTACCGCGGCAGCTTCGCCGTACCCGGCGCGCGGCTGGTGACCACCATGCCCGACGACACCGTGGCCGAAATGCAGCCCGATGCGCGCACCTGCGTCGTCGCCCTGACGCACGACCCCAAGCTGGATGACCTGGCGCTCTTGCAGGCGCTGCAGACGCCGGCCTTCTACATCGGCGCCATCGGCAGCCGGCGCAACAACGCCGCGCGGCGCCAGCGCATGATCGAGCACCTAGAGCAGACCGAAGAAAGCCTGGCGCGCCTGCGCGGCCCGGTGGGCATCTACATCGGCAGCAAAACCCCGCCCGAGATCGCCGTGAGCATCATGGCCGAGGTGCTGGCGGTGAAGAACGGCGTGCCGTTGCCGCGCGATATGGATGTGGCCCACGTCAAGGACAGGCTGGGCGCCGTGCCGCCCGGCTCGGCCTGCACCGTGGATGTGGCAGATGCCGCCAGCGCGGCGCATACGCCGGGCGCAATGGGCGCGGCAGTGTGA
- a CDS encoding CoxG family protein, whose product MEMQGTRQLAVTQQQAWEGLNDPEVLKACIPGCDSIEATGENAYDLVNAIKVGPVSAKFKGSIELSDIQPPESYTLVFEGNGGVAGFGKGSAQVRLLPSDGGCELHYSANATVGGKIAQVGQRLIDGVAKSMAESFFKRFEEEMQRRHGPQPEEGAQEEAKPGALKKMWGKLTGGGKDEPAAQGEA is encoded by the coding sequence ATGGAAATGCAAGGCACGCGCCAGCTCGCCGTCACCCAGCAGCAGGCCTGGGAGGGACTGAACGACCCCGAAGTGCTCAAGGCCTGCATCCCGGGCTGCGACAGCATCGAGGCCACGGGCGAGAACGCCTACGACCTGGTCAATGCCATCAAGGTCGGCCCGGTGTCGGCCAAGTTCAAAGGCAGCATCGAACTGTCCGACATCCAGCCGCCCGAGAGCTATACGCTGGTCTTTGAGGGCAACGGCGGCGTGGCCGGCTTCGGCAAGGGCAGCGCCCAGGTACGGCTGCTGCCCAGCGACGGCGGCTGCGAATTGCACTACAGCGCCAATGCCACGGTGGGCGGCAAGATTGCCCAGGTTGGCCAACGGCTGATCGACGGCGTGGCCAAGTCCATGGCGGAGAGCTTCTTCAAGCGTTTCGAGGAGGAGATGCAGCGCCGCCACGGCCCGCAACCCGAGGAGGGGGCGCAAGAGGAGGCCAAGCCCGGTGCGCTCAAGAAGATGTGGGGCAAGCTGACGGGGGGCGGCAAGGACGAGCCGGCAGCCCAGGGCGAGGCCTGA
- a CDS encoding vWA domain-containing protein, with protein MSEQTIPDRPIAQLGDARSGKLSANLSAFGRSLRRAGVPVDAARIALAQQALLAVGVAQRQDMEAALEAVLVSREADRLVFRELFAAFFRDPDLASKLLAQMLPRADGRAEAPRRRPRVREALTPPRTAQAAQPAHEQAIDLDAAMSASQTARLKNADFNQLSASEYRMVEQLVQTIALPVPTVAGRRSRAGSRGARIHWARTLHAAARSGGDVALLARRRRRRQPLPLLILVDVSGSMERYARLLLAFLHAATARVVVGGQRLPVRRDVFAFGTRLTDLQAAFAHADTDAMLVHAGGLIQDFGGGTRLGESLAALRRHHARRLVGRRTLVLLVSDGLDTGGPEALAQELDWLKRHTRSLLWLNPLLRFDGYQPLAQGAAALHRACDAMLAVHNVTRLQQLADALAELLRQR; from the coding sequence ATGTCAGAGCAGACCATCCCTGACCGACCCATTGCGCAGCTGGGCGACGCGCGCAGCGGCAAGCTGTCGGCCAACTTGAGTGCCTTTGGCCGCAGCCTGCGCCGCGCCGGCGTGCCGGTCGATGCCGCGCGCATCGCCCTGGCGCAGCAGGCCCTGCTGGCCGTGGGCGTGGCGCAGCGTCAGGACATGGAGGCGGCGCTGGAGGCCGTGCTGGTCAGCCGCGAGGCCGACCGGCTGGTGTTTCGCGAGCTGTTCGCCGCGTTCTTTCGCGACCCCGACCTGGCCAGCAAGCTGCTGGCGCAGATGCTGCCGCGCGCCGATGGCCGGGCCGAAGCGCCGCGCCGGCGCCCGCGCGTGCGCGAGGCCCTGACGCCGCCGCGCACGGCCCAGGCCGCCCAGCCGGCGCACGAGCAGGCCATCGACCTGGACGCCGCCATGAGTGCCAGCCAGACGGCACGCCTGAAAAACGCCGACTTCAACCAGCTCAGCGCCAGCGAGTACCGCATGGTCGAGCAGCTGGTGCAGACCATCGCGCTGCCCGTGCCGACGGTGGCCGGGCGTCGCAGCCGCGCCGGCAGCCGGGGCGCGCGCATCCATTGGGCGCGCACCCTGCACGCAGCCGCGCGCAGCGGGGGCGATGTGGCGCTGCTGGCACGCCGCCGGCGCCGGCGCCAGCCGCTGCCGCTGCTGATCCTGGTGGACGTATCCGGCTCCATGGAGCGCTACGCCCGACTGCTGCTGGCCTTTTTGCACGCCGCCACGGCGCGCGTGGTCGTGGGTGGGCAGCGGCTGCCGGTGCGCCGTGACGTATTCGCCTTCGGCACGCGCCTGACCGACCTGCAGGCCGCTTTTGCCCATGCCGACACCGACGCCATGCTGGTACACGCCGGCGGGCTGATCCAGGACTTCGGCGGCGGCACCCGCCTGGGCGAGAGCCTGGCCGCGCTGCGCCGCCACCATGCGCGCCGCCTGGTGGGACGGCGCACGCTGGTGCTGCTGGTCAGCGACGGCCTGGACACGGGAGGGCCTGAGGCGCTGGCGCAGGAGCTGGACTGGCTCAAGCGCCACACGCGCAGCCTGCTGTGGCTCAACCCGCTGTTGCGCTTCGATGGCTACCAGCCGCTGGCCCAGGGCGCAGCGGCGCTGCACCGCGCCTGCGATGCCATGCTGGCCGTGCATAACGTCACCCGGCTGCAGCAACTGGCCGACGCGCTGGCCGAGCTGCTGCGCCAGCGCTGA
- a CDS encoding AAA family ATPase produces the protein MTSPPSPSAAFASIDALQAALQAVGYYADRRLATATFLALRLGRPLLLEGEPGVGKTELAKALAAVLGRQLLRLQCFDGLEQREALYEWNYAAQLLHLRAAEGRNTAEELEQEVYQPRYLVRRPLLQALQTPEPGALLLIDEVDRADEPFEAFLLEYLGEYQVSIPELGTVRAAVPPVTILTSNRTRELHDAVKRRCLYHWLDYPERARELAIVRALVPEAPQQLAAQVAAFVQQLRSAPYGGQFQRAPGIAETVEWARALVALDTIALDPEVVVDTAGILFKQRGDVAALNLALADEALQAVRLQQEDQAKEQVKEQQKTALQAAVSRAAPGFQQD, from the coding sequence ATGACTTCACCGCCCAGTCCCAGCGCCGCCTTCGCCTCCATCGACGCCCTGCAGGCTGCCCTGCAGGCGGTCGGCTACTACGCCGACCGCCGCCTGGCCACGGCCACCTTCCTGGCGCTGAGGCTGGGCCGGCCCCTGCTGCTGGAAGGCGAGCCGGGCGTCGGCAAGACTGAGCTGGCCAAGGCCCTGGCCGCCGTGCTGGGGCGCCAGTTGCTGCGCCTGCAGTGCTTCGATGGCCTGGAGCAGCGCGAAGCCCTGTACGAATGGAACTACGCCGCCCAGCTGCTGCACCTGCGCGCGGCAGAAGGCAGGAACACCGCCGAGGAGCTGGAGCAGGAGGTCTATCAGCCGCGCTACCTGGTGCGCCGCCCGCTCCTGCAGGCGCTGCAGACGCCCGAGCCGGGAGCGCTCTTGCTGATCGACGAGGTCGATCGCGCCGACGAGCCATTCGAGGCCTTCTTGCTCGAATACCTGGGCGAGTACCAGGTCAGCATTCCCGAGCTGGGCACGGTGCGCGCCGCCGTGCCACCGGTGACCATCCTGACCAGCAACCGCACGCGCGAACTGCACGATGCCGTCAAGCGCCGCTGCCTGTACCACTGGCTGGACTACCCCGAGCGCGCGCGCGAGTTGGCCATCGTGCGCGCCCTGGTGCCTGAGGCACCGCAGCAGCTGGCAGCCCAGGTCGCCGCCTTCGTGCAGCAGCTGCGCAGCGCGCCCTACGGCGGGCAGTTCCAGCGCGCACCCGGCATCGCCGAGACGGTTGAGTGGGCGCGCGCCCTGGTGGCGCTGGACACCATCGCGCTCGACCCCGAAGTGGTCGTGGACACCGCCGGCATCCTGTTCAAGCAGCGGGGTGACGTGGCCGCCCTGAACCTGGCGCTGGCCGATGAAGCCCTGCAGGCCGTGCGGTTGCAGCAGGAAGATCAGGCAAAAGAACAGGTAAAGGAACAGCAAAAGACAGCGCTGCAGGCCGCAGTCTCCCGGGCTGCCCCAGGATTCCAGCAAGATTAA
- a CDS encoding FAD binding domain-containing protein — protein MYAFTYERPTSRDAAQSLMRAGGQAIAGGQTLLPSMRLRLAAPGQLIDLAGVSELAGIRREGDRLHIGAMTRHHQVVESAEVRSAIPALAHLASLIGDRQVRARGTLGGSVANNDPAADYPAAVLGLGATVQTTQRSIAADDFFQGLFATALEDGELITAIDFPIPQRAGYAKFRQPASRFALIGVFVAQTAHGVRVAVTGGGNGVFRHTALEQALSANFAPEAVAGVATDEAEMSSDLHGSSAYRAHLVGVMARKAVQQALT, from the coding sequence ATGTACGCATTCACCTACGAGCGCCCCACCAGCCGCGATGCGGCCCAGTCGCTGATGCGCGCCGGCGGCCAGGCCATCGCCGGCGGCCAGACCCTGCTGCCCTCCATGCGCCTGCGCCTGGCCGCGCCCGGGCAGTTGATCGACCTGGCGGGCGTGTCCGAGCTGGCCGGCATCCGCCGCGAGGGCGATAGGCTGCACATCGGCGCCATGACGCGCCACCACCAGGTTGTGGAGAGCGCCGAAGTGCGCTCGGCCATCCCGGCGCTGGCCCATCTGGCCAGCCTGATCGGCGACCGCCAGGTGCGCGCACGCGGCACGCTGGGCGGCTCGGTGGCCAACAACGACCCGGCTGCCGACTACCCGGCCGCCGTGCTCGGCCTGGGCGCCACCGTGCAGACCACGCAGCGCAGCATCGCCGCCGACGATTTCTTCCAGGGCCTGTTCGCCACGGCGCTGGAAGATGGCGAGCTGATCACCGCCATCGACTTCCCCATCCCGCAGCGTGCGGGTTACGCCAAGTTCCGCCAGCCGGCCTCGCGCTTTGCGCTGATCGGCGTCTTCGTCGCGCAGACGGCGCACGGCGTGCGCGTGGCGGTGACCGGCGGCGGCAACGGCGTGTTCCGGCATACGGCGCTGGAGCAGGCGCTGTCGGCCAACTTCGCGCCCGAGGCGGTGGCCGGCGTGGCCACCGACGAGGCCGAGATGTCCAGCGACCTGCACGGCAGCAGCGCCTACCGCGCACATCTGGTGGGCGTGATGGCCCGCAAGGCAGTGCAGCAGGCCCTGACCTGA
- a CDS encoding xanthine dehydrogenase family protein molybdopterin-binding subunit, with amino-acid sequence MGASDFAKLPHIGVSLKRKEDERFLTGVGNYTDDIQQAHQKYAVFVRSPHAHARILAIDTAAAAAMPGVAAVYTGRDIEGKMGGLPCGWLISNPDGTPMKEPMHPILAIGKVRYVGDHVAMVVADSLQQARDAAEAVEVDYQELAPVIDMKRAKDGPALHDEAPDNQCYKWTLGDKAAVDAAFEGAAHISRLDLVNNRLIPNAIEPRAANASYNRATDEYTLYVANQNPHVERLLMTAFVLGLPEHKVRVIAPDVGGGFGSKIFLYAEDVAVTWAAKQLNCAVKWTAERSESFLSDCHGRDHITHAEMAMDQDGKFLAMRVHTDANLGAYLSTFASSVPTILYGTLLAGQYATPQIYVEVDGWFTSTAPVDAYRGAGRPEATYVVERLVTRCAWDMGLAQDEIRRRNFITQFPYQTPVALQYDIGDYPACMDKAQELGEVAGFEERRRASEARGLKRGIGYSSYIEACGLAPSNIAGALGARAGLFEAGEVRVHPTGSVTVFTGSHSHGQGHETTFAQLVAARLGLDPSQVDIVHGDTGRVPFGMGTYGSRSLSVGGTAIMKALDKIEAKAKKIAAHLLEASDADIEFANGEFTVKGTDKKVPFAQVSLAAYVPHNYPLDKLEPGLNETAFYDPTNFTYPAGTHICEVEIDPETGVVRVDRYTAVDDFGVIINPMIVEGQVHGGLVQGIGQALMEHGVYDPDSGQLVTGSYMDYQMPRASDFPEFRLGHVCTPCTHNPIGAKGCGEAGAIGSPPAVINAVLDALKDLGVQDFDMPATPHRVWQAIQQAKA; translated from the coding sequence ATGGGAGCCAGTGACTTCGCCAAGCTGCCGCACATCGGCGTATCGCTCAAGCGCAAGGAAGACGAGCGCTTTCTGACCGGTGTGGGCAACTACACCGACGACATCCAGCAGGCCCACCAGAAGTACGCCGTGTTCGTGCGCTCGCCGCACGCGCACGCGCGCATCCTGGCCATCGACACGGCTGCCGCTGCCGCCATGCCTGGCGTGGCCGCCGTCTATACCGGCCGCGACATCGAGGGCAAGATGGGCGGCCTGCCCTGTGGCTGGCTGATCAGCAACCCCGACGGCACGCCGATGAAGGAGCCCATGCACCCGATTCTTGCCATCGGCAAAGTGCGCTACGTGGGCGACCACGTGGCCATGGTCGTGGCCGACAGCCTCCAGCAGGCCAGGGACGCCGCCGAGGCCGTCGAGGTGGACTACCAAGAGCTGGCCCCGGTCATCGACATGAAGCGTGCCAAGGACGGCCCGGCCCTGCACGATGAGGCACCCGACAACCAGTGCTACAAGTGGACGCTGGGCGACAAGGCAGCCGTCGATGCGGCCTTCGAGGGCGCGGCGCATATCAGCCGGCTCGATCTGGTCAACAACCGCCTGATCCCCAACGCCATCGAGCCGCGTGCCGCCAACGCCAGCTACAACCGCGCGACCGACGAATACACCCTGTACGTGGCCAACCAGAACCCGCACGTGGAGCGCCTCCTGATGACGGCCTTCGTGCTGGGTCTGCCCGAGCACAAGGTGCGCGTCATCGCGCCCGACGTGGGCGGCGGCTTCGGCTCGAAAATCTTCCTGTACGCCGAGGACGTGGCCGTGACCTGGGCGGCCAAACAGCTCAATTGCGCCGTCAAATGGACGGCCGAGCGCAGCGAGTCCTTCCTGAGCGACTGCCACGGGCGCGACCACATCACGCACGCCGAGATGGCCATGGACCAGGATGGCAAATTTTTGGCCATGCGCGTACATACCGACGCCAACCTGGGCGCCTACCTGTCCACCTTCGCCTCCAGCGTGCCGACCATCCTCTACGGCACGCTGCTGGCCGGGCAGTACGCCACGCCGCAGATCTATGTCGAGGTCGATGGCTGGTTCACCAGCACCGCGCCTGTCGATGCCTACCGCGGCGCAGGCCGCCCGGAGGCGACCTATGTGGTCGAGCGCCTGGTCACGCGCTGCGCCTGGGACATGGGCCTGGCCCAGGACGAGATCCGCCGGCGCAACTTCATCACCCAGTTTCCCTACCAGACGCCAGTGGCGCTGCAGTACGACATCGGCGACTACCCCGCCTGCATGGACAAGGCGCAGGAGCTGGGCGAGGTGGCCGGCTTCGAGGAGCGGCGCCGCGCCAGCGAGGCCCGGGGCCTCAAGCGCGGCATCGGCTACAGCAGCTACATCGAAGCCTGCGGCCTGGCGCCGTCCAACATCGCCGGCGCCCTGGGTGCGCGCGCCGGCCTGTTCGAGGCTGGCGAGGTGCGCGTACACCCCACGGGCAGCGTCACCGTGTTCACCGGCTCGCACAGCCACGGCCAGGGGCATGAGACGACCTTTGCCCAATTGGTGGCCGCCCGCCTGGGGCTCGACCCCAGCCAGGTGGACATCGTGCATGGCGACACGGGCCGCGTACCTTTTGGCATGGGCACCTACGGCAGCCGCTCGCTGTCCGTGGGCGGAACGGCCATCATGAAGGCGCTGGACAAGATCGAGGCCAAGGCCAAGAAAATCGCCGCGCACCTGCTCGAAGCGTCGGACGCCGACATCGAATTTGCCAATGGCGAGTTCACCGTCAAGGGCACGGACAAGAAGGTGCCCTTTGCCCAGGTGTCGCTGGCCGCCTACGTGCCGCACAACTACCCGCTGGACAAGCTGGAGCCGGGCCTGAACGAAACCGCGTTCTACGACCCGACCAACTTCACCTACCCGGCAGGCACGCACATCTGCGAGGTCGAGATCGACCCCGAGACCGGCGTGGTGCGCGTCGATCGCTATACCGCCGTCGATGACTTCGGCGTCATCATCAACCCCATGATCGTCGAGGGCCAGGTGCATGGCGGCCTGGTGCAGGGCATCGGCCAGGCGCTGATGGAGCACGGCGTCTATGACCCGGACAGCGGCCAACTGGTCACCGGCAGCTACATGGACTACCAGATGCCGCGCGCCTCGGACTTCCCCGAGTTCAGGCTGGGCCACGTCTGCACGCCCTGCACGCACAACCCCATCGGCGCCAAGGGCTGCGGCGAGGCCGGCGCCATCGGTTCGCCCCCGGCGGTCATCAACGCCGTGCTGGACGCCCTGAAAGACCTGGGCGTCCAGGACTTCGACATGCCGGCCACGCCGCACCGCGTCTGGCAGGCCATCCAGCAAGCCAAGGCCTGA